Proteins encoded within one genomic window of Arachis ipaensis cultivar K30076 chromosome B08, Araip1.1, whole genome shotgun sequence:
- the LOC107613139 gene encoding homeobox-leucine zipper protein REVOLUTA-like — MAISPSGINPAVGSKLSPDSPEALTLANWICCSYSYYLGAELLRSDSLISESVLKHLWHHQDAILCCSLKSVPVFIFANQAGLDMLETTLVALKDITWVFRGSALY; from the exons ATGGCGATTTCTCCATCTGGTATAAACCCGGCAGTTGGCTCAAAACTCTCTCCTGATTCTCCAGAGGCTCTTACACTAGCCAACTGGATCTGCTGCAGTTATAG TTATTATTTGGGGGCAGAGTTGCTGAGATCTGATTCTCTCATTAGTGAGTCAGTGCTTAAACATTTGTGGCATCATCAGGATGCCATTTTGTGCTGTTCTTTGAAG TCGGTGCCGGTGTTCATCTTTGCAAACCAGGCTGGCCTTGACATGTTGGAAACAACTTTGGTGGCTTTAAAAGACATCACATGGGTATTTAGAGGAAG TGCCTTGTATTAA